In the Maribacter sp. MJ134 genome, one interval contains:
- a CDS encoding DUF3124 domain-containing protein: protein MRVIFYASCLLFVLTILSCANVEKKTEVLKAIDWSAKEVTIPKTDSLDYGKSYLSIYSQVYSYTEHTALDLTATVSIRNTSETEPIYLIKADYFDTKGNAIHSYVDQPIALDKMETLEIVIAEFDKKGGTGANFIFEWGKKKSTTTPLFEAVMISTYGQQGLSFTTQGKRIE, encoded by the coding sequence ATGAGAGTTATATTTTACGCTAGTTGTCTACTTTTCGTTCTAACTATCCTGAGCTGCGCTAACGTTGAGAAGAAAACAGAGGTATTAAAAGCCATAGATTGGTCCGCTAAGGAGGTTACTATTCCCAAAACGGACTCACTAGATTACGGCAAGTCTTACCTTTCCATATATTCTCAGGTCTATAGCTATACAGAACATACCGCACTAGACTTAACAGCGACCGTAAGTATCCGGAATACGAGTGAAACGGAACCAATATATCTTATAAAGGCAGATTACTTTGATACAAAAGGTAATGCTATCCATTCTTATGTAGACCAACCCATTGCTTTGGATAAAATGGAAACCTTGGAAATTGTAATAGCAGAATTCGACAAAAAAGGTGGCACGGGCGCCAATTTTATTTTCGAGTGGGGAAAGAAGAAATCAACCACGACCCCACTTTTTGAAGCCGTGATGATATCTACCTACGGACAGCAGGGATTATCCTTTACGACACAAGGAAAGAGAATAGAATAA